A genome region from Leptospira langatensis includes the following:
- a CDS encoding anti-sigma factor antagonist (This anti-anti-sigma factor, or anti-sigma factor antagonist, belongs to a family that includes characterized members SpoIIAA, RsbV, RsfA, and RsfB.) produces the protein MILSAKLLRPAGSSAKTNTLLIRLNSPTGPSSSQRQPLVLGLALDRSWSMKGNKMDAVVQASSSLVNWLTRRDFLTAVAYAEDVQVIQPLVPLAEKNSVIHRLNSIQVGTSTNLSGGWLHVLRTLELHPIADGYKRVILLTDGNPTLGIKDPVQLIQIASDAYKKGISTTVIGFGNDFNEILLKEIAESGGGNFYYVETPEETGDIFFKEFGDIGTLYAQSIELRVDFPKGMDYHDVISEVSSYLEPDPEEAGRSKSLVVEVGDMRADDVKSIVVQMRPTRKESPENIKISASYYELTDGAKLEQKSFDLPLDWEDQSAKEDADVVVEATIAKTGKGLRKAGTLLKEGYTDESIGLLNDLIKEINEKEELAPEVLQTLGFRVSSLKNRILENSPSAAKHLVASASELQYGTQESFPDDGVEYHDEIYCFRSAEDIDLYRCPEIKGAIQEKMKQGYRYIVFNLAKSSYIDSSAIGMLIQIAGWLRKRGGELVVSNLRASVKKVFSITRLESHIRSAETEEEAQALLQSWIESKV, from the coding sequence ATGATTCTTTCGGCCAAACTTCTGAGACCGGCCGGCTCTTCCGCAAAGACCAATACCCTTTTGATACGATTGAATTCTCCTACGGGGCCTTCGAGCTCTCAGAGACAACCTCTCGTTCTAGGTTTGGCCTTGGATAGAAGTTGGTCCATGAAAGGAAACAAGATGGATGCAGTCGTTCAGGCTTCTTCTTCTCTTGTGAATTGGCTTACTCGTCGGGATTTTCTGACCGCTGTGGCTTATGCGGAAGATGTGCAAGTCATCCAACCTCTGGTCCCCCTCGCTGAAAAAAATTCTGTTATTCATCGTTTGAATTCCATACAAGTTGGAACTTCTACCAATCTAAGCGGAGGCTGGTTGCATGTCCTTAGGACCCTCGAACTTCATCCGATTGCCGACGGTTATAAGAGAGTCATTCTTTTAACGGATGGAAATCCTACTCTAGGTATCAAGGATCCTGTTCAACTCATTCAGATAGCATCGGATGCCTATAAGAAAGGGATCAGTACTACAGTGATCGGTTTCGGGAACGATTTCAATGAGATACTCTTGAAAGAGATCGCAGAATCCGGTGGAGGGAATTTCTATTATGTGGAAACTCCTGAAGAGACAGGAGATATTTTCTTCAAAGAGTTCGGGGACATCGGGACATTATACGCACAGTCTATCGAACTGAGAGTAGATTTTCCGAAAGGAATGGATTATCACGATGTGATCTCCGAAGTTTCTTCTTATCTGGAGCCGGATCCGGAAGAAGCGGGAAGATCCAAATCTCTGGTGGTCGAAGTTGGGGATATGAGAGCCGACGATGTAAAGAGCATCGTGGTCCAAATGCGACCTACAAGAAAGGAATCTCCTGAGAATATTAAAATTTCTGCAAGTTATTATGAACTAACCGACGGGGCGAAACTGGAACAGAAGAGTTTCGATCTACCTTTGGATTGGGAAGACCAGTCTGCAAAAGAAGATGCGGACGTAGTCGTAGAGGCTACGATCGCCAAGACAGGAAAGGGTCTTAGAAAAGCGGGAACTCTTTTAAAAGAAGGTTATACGGACGAGTCCATCGGTCTACTCAACGATCTGATCAAAGAGATCAATGAGAAGGAGGAGTTAGCTCCGGAAGTTCTGCAAACCTTAGGATTTCGGGTGAGCTCCTTAAAGAATAGGATCTTGGAAAATTCTCCGAGTGCTGCAAAGCACTTGGTTGCCTCCGCTTCCGAGTTGCAATATGGGACCCAGGAGTCCTTTCCAGACGATGGAGTGGAATATCACGACGAGATCTATTGCTTTCGCTCTGCGGAAGATATAGATCTGTATAGATGCCCAGAGATCAAAGGAGCCATTCAAGAGAAGATGAAGCAAGGATACAGATATATCGTATTCAACCTGGCAAAGTCTTCTTATATAGATTCCTCTGCGATCGGTATGCTGATCCAGATCGCAGGATGGCTGAGAAAGAGAGGAGGAGAATTGGTCGTAAGCAATTTACGAGCTTCTGTGAAGAAGGTATTCTCCATCACTAGATTAGAATCCCATATTCGTTCCGCAGAAACGGAAGAAGAAGCACAAGCGCTATTGCAATCTTGGATCGAAAGCAAGGTCTAG
- the lpxD gene encoding UDP-3-O-(3-hydroxymyristoyl)glucosamine N-acyltransferase encodes MARYTLDELASKISGSKIENCADPKKVAAESVSPVNPGTPNSISFLANKKMLTEAKKTASSIVLTTSEFSKELEVPCLVVDKPELVLAQVLDLIYPPHQFGSKIEENAYVHPSAKVGKNCYIGNFASVGENAVIGDNTVLEDGVRVGRGTKIGEGSHLGPNTVIHHEVIIGKRFRSHGNATIGGDGFRFVFANGKHNKIPQVGTVIVGDDVEIGSNSAIDRGGLENTVIGDGCKFDNLVHIGHNCVLGKNVVIAGYTGIAGSTTIGDNVTIGGGCGVADHISIPSGTIVGGGTSVRNTLTKPDIYVGWDYGLTFPEFQKLRVNIKNVVNFQKWARRIKSIESKLGISSEE; translated from the coding sequence ATGGCTAGATATACTCTAGACGAACTCGCTTCTAAGATCTCCGGATCGAAGATCGAAAATTGTGCGGACCCGAAGAAAGTTGCAGCGGAATCCGTTTCTCCCGTAAATCCAGGGACTCCTAACAGTATTAGTTTTCTTGCAAATAAGAAGATGTTAACCGAAGCAAAGAAGACTGCTTCCAGTATCGTGCTGACGACTTCCGAATTTTCGAAAGAATTGGAGGTTCCTTGTTTAGTAGTAGATAAACCGGAACTGGTCCTCGCTCAAGTTTTGGATCTTATTTATCCTCCTCATCAATTCGGATCCAAGATAGAAGAGAACGCTTACGTTCATCCTTCTGCCAAGGTAGGAAAGAATTGCTATATCGGGAATTTTGCCTCCGTAGGTGAGAATGCAGTGATCGGGGACAATACGGTTTTAGAGGACGGAGTTCGCGTGGGCCGTGGGACCAAGATCGGAGAAGGATCTCATCTAGGACCGAACACTGTCATTCATCATGAAGTAATCATAGGAAAAAGATTTCGTTCTCATGGAAATGCAACCATAGGCGGAGACGGGTTTCGTTTCGTATTTGCAAATGGTAAGCACAATAAGATCCCGCAAGTGGGAACAGTGATCGTAGGAGACGATGTTGAGATCGGATCCAATAGTGCGATCGACAGAGGTGGTCTGGAGAATACGGTCATCGGGGATGGATGTAAATTCGATAATCTTGTCCATATTGGTCACAACTGTGTGCTCGGTAAGAATGTAGTAATCGCGGGCTATACGGGCATCGCAGGATCTACTACAATCGGTGACAATGTTACGATCGGCGGCGGTTGTGGTGTTGCGGATCATATTAGCATTCCGAGTGGGACCATCGTTGGCGGAGGAACTTCTGTAAGAAATACTCTGACCAAGCCGGACATATATGTGGGTTGGGATTACGGTCTAACCTTCCCAGAGTTCCAAAAGCTTAGAGTGAATATTAAGAACGTGGTCAATTTCCAGAAATGGGCCCGTAGGATCAAAAGCATTGAATCTAAGCTGGGAATTAGTTCAGAAGAATAG
- a CDS encoding ferredoxin-NADP reductase: protein MKPVREPQINIFKKSNPLKARVISNVLLTPEPGKGKRPKKEGESLIHRITLAIDHGQYPYVIGQSGGIIPPGEDPEKKAKGLADASFTVRLYSIASPSYSFGMKEDTIEFVIKRDNVYDADGNVQFKGVCSNYVCDLKEGDEVIMTGPSGKKFLLPTTDFSGDIMFLATGTGIAPFIGMSEELLEHKLINFSGNITLVYGAPYSDELVLLDYLKGLEQKYPNFKLVTAISREEKNPFDGGRMYISHRVKMLEAEVKKVLSSGGRFYICGGPKGMEKGVIEEIQKIDGSSSTYEEYKHHLEGAHQLFVETY from the coding sequence ATGAAGCCAGTTAGAGAACCGCAAATCAACATATTCAAAAAATCGAACCCGCTGAAAGCAAGAGTGATCAGCAATGTTCTTCTTACACCCGAACCTGGCAAAGGCAAGCGTCCTAAGAAAGAAGGCGAGTCCTTAATTCACAGGATCACATTAGCTATCGATCATGGACAGTATCCTTATGTAATCGGTCAGTCGGGCGGTATTATTCCTCCGGGAGAAGATCCTGAAAAGAAAGCGAAAGGACTTGCGGACGCAAGCTTTACAGTTCGCTTATATTCCATCGCATCGCCTAGCTATTCTTTCGGAATGAAAGAAGACACGATCGAATTCGTGATCAAAAGAGATAATGTATACGATGCGGATGGGAACGTTCAATTCAAAGGCGTTTGCTCCAATTATGTTTGCGATCTGAAAGAGGGCGACGAGGTCATCATGACCGGACCTTCCGGAAAGAAATTCCTTCTTCCTACTACCGACTTTAGCGGGGACATCATGTTCCTTGCAACCGGGACCGGGATCGCTCCTTTTATCGGAATGAGCGAAGAACTCCTAGAACATAAACTCATCAACTTCTCCGGAAACATTACCTTAGTTTACGGAGCTCCTTATTCGGATGAGCTCGTTCTTTTGGATTATCTGAAAGGACTAGAGCAAAAGTATCCTAACTTCAAATTAGTAACCGCAATCTCTAGAGAGGAAAAGAATCCGTTCGACGGCGGAAGAATGTACATCTCTCACAGAGTGAAAATGCTAGAGGCTGAAGTGAAGAAGGTCCTTTCTTCCGGAGGACGCTTCTATATTTGCGGCGGACCGAAAGGAATGGAAAAGGGTGTGATCGAAGAGATCCAAAAGATTGACGGAAGTTCTTCTACTTACGAAGAATACAAGCATCATCTAGAAGGCGCTCACCAGCTCTTCGTAGAAACCTACTGA
- a CDS encoding nucleoside deaminase, producing the protein MKAEIIQSLLASFMERFTEIRSENLHEIPSFTQIYKEKDLICEAFNSVETSGDSALHSEVIAITKAKEIRKERYLNDCFLITTLEPCLMCGGSILLSRIPYVAYLVPAKQGEGISSIPVETIYSRNFFPELLLLKSEQTTEIFKTFFKDKRN; encoded by the coding sequence ATGAAGGCCGAAATAATACAATCCCTTCTTGCGTCCTTTATGGAACGGTTTACCGAAATCCGTTCGGAAAATTTACATGAGATCCCTAGTTTCACACAGATTTACAAAGAGAAAGACTTAATTTGCGAAGCTTTTAACTCTGTAGAAACTTCGGGGGATTCGGCCTTACATAGCGAAGTGATCGCCATCACTAAAGCCAAGGAGATCCGTAAAGAACGCTATCTGAATGACTGCTTTTTGATCACAACTCTAGAGCCTTGTTTGATGTGCGGAGGTTCCATTCTTCTTTCTAGAATTCCTTATGTGGCCTATCTCGTTCCTGCTAAACAAGGAGAAGGCATTTCTTCTATTCCTGTAGAAACGATCTATAGTCGTAATTTCTTTCCAGAACTTCTTCTTCTTAAATCAGAACAGACAACCGAGATCTTCAAAACTTTCTTTAAGGATAAGAGAAATTAA
- a CDS encoding transcriptional coactivator p15/PC4 family protein → MSVIRDIDKGKGEIIRVEISEFKGNKYLNLRIWYTDSEGEYKPTQKGIAIPVGLYAEVKDAILAAESLLN, encoded by the coding sequence ATGAGCGTAATCCGAGATATAGACAAAGGCAAAGGTGAGATCATCCGCGTGGAGATTTCCGAATTCAAGGGAAACAAGTATCTGAACTTAAGGATATGGTACACCGATAGCGAAGGAGAGTACAAGCCGACTCAAAAGGGGATCGCTATTCCTGTAGGTTTGTATGCCGAAGTAAAAGATGCAATCCTTGCAGCGGAAAGCTTATTGAACTAG
- the dnaX gene encoding DNA polymerase III subunit gamma/tau, which translates to MAGNHEVLSRKYRPQRFKDVIHQNLAIGALQNAVKSGKIGHAYIFFGPRGVGKTTIARIFAKRLNCQNPIDNEPCNQCDSCVEITKGISGDVLEIDAASNRGIENIRELRDNVKFTPMGGKYKVYIIDEVHMLTDQSFNALLKTLEEPPAHVVFVLATTEYHKIPETILSRCQDFIFKKVPLSVLQDYAENLCKEENTKYDSEGLFWIAKKGDGSVRDMLSFMEQALVFTDNRLLGSEIRKMIGYHGIDFLSDFIKSLLASDSHSKSLEIIEGLYQEGQDIFKFLWDSIEFTHTLCLLKDSVADSESANYPREDLQKMRKDFESFDLVSLNKLSFRLFELFEKAKNLRLRNSFEIKIFIEIQIKKLAEDLAKPSLSGLVDRINHLILMIQEPDSGASINKDGMQKSTAPAKEAPNPKPVQVQPESKPQTEPAERKQETLGISSLEDMAKEVSTEDAEWEKSFKNEFLGTDVDPSKVPKLGH; encoded by the coding sequence ATGGCCGGAAATCACGAAGTTCTTTCACGTAAGTACCGCCCTCAAAGATTTAAGGATGTCATTCATCAGAATCTAGCGATTGGCGCCCTGCAAAACGCAGTCAAATCCGGCAAGATTGGTCATGCTTATATTTTCTTCGGCCCGAGAGGCGTAGGAAAGACTACCATCGCTCGGATCTTTGCAAAGAGACTCAACTGTCAAAATCCGATCGATAACGAACCCTGTAATCAATGCGATTCCTGTGTGGAGATCACGAAAGGGATCTCAGGCGATGTTCTTGAGATAGATGCCGCTAGTAACCGAGGCATAGAGAATATCAGAGAACTCAGAGATAACGTAAAGTTCACTCCTATGGGTGGAAAGTATAAGGTGTACATCATAGACGAGGTACACATGCTGACCGACCAATCCTTCAACGCTCTCTTAAAAACCCTCGAAGAGCCACCCGCTCATGTTGTCTTTGTTCTCGCTACCACAGAGTATCATAAGATCCCGGAAACCATTCTCTCTCGCTGTCAGGATTTTATTTTTAAGAAGGTACCTCTTTCCGTTCTCCAAGACTATGCGGAGAATTTATGCAAAGAAGAGAATACCAAGTATGACTCTGAAGGATTATTCTGGATAGCGAAGAAGGGAGACGGTTCCGTTCGAGACATGCTCTCTTTCATGGAGCAAGCATTAGTTTTTACTGATAATCGTTTGCTCGGTTCCGAGATCCGAAAAATGATCGGGTATCATGGGATCGACTTCCTTTCCGATTTTATCAAGAGTCTTTTGGCTTCGGATAGCCATTCCAAATCTTTAGAGATCATTGAGGGACTCTACCAAGAAGGTCAGGACATCTTTAAATTCCTTTGGGATTCGATCGAGTTTACTCACACTCTTTGCTTACTCAAGGATTCTGTGGCCGATTCCGAATCTGCAAATTATCCTAGAGAAGATCTGCAAAAGATGAGAAAGGATTTCGAATCCTTCGATCTGGTTTCCTTAAACAAGCTATCCTTCCGTTTATTCGAATTGTTTGAAAAGGCAAAGAATTTAAGACTACGCAATTCCTTTGAGATTAAGATTTTCATAGAGATCCAGATCAAGAAACTGGCGGAGGATCTCGCAAAACCAAGCCTTTCCGGTTTAGTAGACCGCATCAATCATCTCATTCTAATGATACAAGAGCCTGATTCCGGGGCATCCATCAACAAGGACGGTATGCAAAAATCCACTGCTCCTGCGAAAGAGGCTCCCAACCCAAAGCCAGTACAGGTTCAGCCGGAGTCTAAACCTCAGACTGAACCTGCTGAACGAAAACAGGAAACTTTGGGAATTTCTTCTTTGGAAGACATGGCCAAAGAAGTTTCCACTGAGGACGCAGAATGGGAGAAGTCCTTTAAAAACGAGTTCCTGGGCACGGATGTAGATCCGTCCAAGGTTCCTAAGTTAGGGCACTGA